Proteins from a genomic interval of Zingiber officinale cultivar Zhangliang chromosome 1B, Zo_v1.1, whole genome shotgun sequence:
- the LOC121998438 gene encoding ammonium transporter 2 member 5-like, whose amino-acid sequence MSLPSSLTISEASPEWLNKGDNSWQLTAAAMVGLQSVPGLVILYGSIVKKKWAVNSAFMALYAFSAVLVCWCLWGFSMAFGEEMLPFWGRPSAVALDQAQLLAPGFAGMYPAATLVFFQFVFAAITPILIAGSLLGRMNFKAWMLFVPLWLTFSYTVGAFSLWSPNGFLFKAGVMDFAGGYVIHLSSGVAGLTAAYWVGPRIGKDKERFPPNNILLTLAGAGLLWMGWTGFNGGAPYSANIDASIAILNTHLCTATSLLMWLCLDMFVFTKPSVIGAVQGMITGLVCITPAAGLVQPWAAILMGLLSGSIPWFTMMILHKRTPFLRTIDDTLAVFHTHGIAGSLGGILTGVLSEPRLNRLFFGDDPRYVSLAYAIKDDRASAGFRQVGMQLAGIAFVLAVNVVVTSVICLLIRLLVPLRLTEEKMLVGDDAIHGEDAYAVWADGETYDKSVHGLEYFAAKSADCEMA is encoded by the exons ATGTCTTTGCCGTCGAGTTTGACGATTAGCGAGGCTTCGCCGGAGTGGCTGAACAAAGGGGACAACTCATGGCAGCTGACGGCGGCGGCGATGGTGGGGTTGCAGTCGGTGCCGGGGTTGGTGATCCTCTACGGTAGCATCGTGAAGAAGAAGTGGGCGGTGAACTCGGCCTTCATGGCGCTCTATGCCTTTTCGGCGGTGCTCGTGTGTTGGTGCCTGTGGGGCTTCAGCATGGCCTTCGGGGAGGAGATGTTGCCCTTCTGGGGCCGCCCCAGCGCGGTTGCGCTGGATCAGGCACAGCTCCTAGCTCCGGGTTTTGCTGGGATGTACCCGGCCGCCACGCTCGTCTTCTTCCAGTTCGTGTTTGCGGCCATCACCCCCATCCTGATCGCCGGCTCGTTGCTCGGCCGGATGAATTTTAAGGCATGGATGCTCTTCGTGCCACTCTGGCTCACCTTCTCCTACACCGTCGGCGCTTTCAGTCTTTGGAGCCCAAATGGCTTCCTCTTCAAGGCCGGCGTCATGGATTTCGCCGGCGGTTACGTCATCCACCTCTCGTCCGGCGTAGCAGGACTCACCGCCGCCTACTGG GTCGGGCCGAGAATTGGCAAGGACAAGGAGAGGTTTCCGCCCAATAACATTTTGTTGACCCTCGCCGGCGCCGGATTGCTTTGGATGGGTTGGACAGGGTTCAACGGCGGCGCGCCGTACTCGGCCAACATCGACGCCTCGATCGCCATTTTGAACACGCATCTCTGCACGGCGACCAGTCTGCTCATGTGGCTCTGCCTCGACATGTTCGTGTTCACCAAGCCCTCCGTCATCGGCGCTGTCCAAGGCATGATCACTGGGCTCGTCTGCATCACCCCTGCCGCCG GACTGGTTCAACCTTGGGCGGCCATCCTAATGGGTCTGCTCTCCGgtagcatcccatggttcaccatGATGATCCTCCACAAGCGCACCCCATTCCTCAGAACGATCGACGACACCCTCGCCGTCTTCCACACCCACGGAATCGCCGGAAGCCTCGGCGGCATCCTCACCGGCGTGCTGTCCGAGCCGCGCCTCAACCGCCTCTTCTTCGGAGACGACCCCAGGTACGTCAGCCTCGCGTACGCCATCAAGGACGACCGTGCCTCCGCCGGGTTCCGCCAGGTCGGCATGCAGCTCGCCGGCATCGCCTTTGTCCTAGCCGTCAACGTGGTGGTCACCAGCGTCATCTGCCTGCTGATCAGGCTGTTGGTGCCGCTGCGGCTGACCGAGGAGAAGATGCTGGTGGGCGACGACGCCATCCACGGGGAGGACGCGTACGCGGTGTGGGCGGACGGCGAGACCTACGATAAGTCGGTACACGGGTTGGAGTACTTTGCGGCGAAAAGCGCCGACTGCGAAATGGCGTGA